Proteins from a genomic interval of Flammeovirgaceae bacterium SG7u.111:
- the nirB gene encoding nitrite reductase large subunit NirB encodes MKKVVIVGNGMVGYKFCEKLRKRKEAAGFEVIVYGEEPRPAYDRVHLSEYFAGKSADELSMAPREWYEENNITLKTGELITAIDRENKIIRSHKGTEERYDALVLATGSSPFVPPVKGMDKAGVFVYRTIEDLEAITAYGQQSKSAAVLGGGLLGLEAAKAMMDLGLDTHVVEFAPRLMPRQLDVRGSEVLKEKLESLGITIHMNKNTAEILGNGSLDGLVFTDGSSLEVDMLVVSCGIKPRDELAKQAGLAVGSRGGIVVNDLLKTEDNDIYAIGESALHNGFVYGLVAPGYEMAEQVVNQLIETEPKPFTDFDMSTKLKLIGVDVASFGDPFCEKTPHTPVVFENPFSGIYKRINVSKDGKTLLGGVLVGDAAEYGMLLQITQNGLALPPDPSELILGKRGAGEDAGSGIENLPDEAQVCSCENVSKGAVCSAIEDQDLETADQVKACTGAGSGCGGCVPMVNDLIAYTMKKSGKIVRNTLCEHFDYTRQELFDLVKVKGLKSYNEVLDTHGTGDGCEKCKPAVASILASAWNDLITKQDTIQDTNDRFLANIQRGGTYSVVPRIAGGEITPDKLAVIARVGQKYNLYTKVTGGQRIDLFGARLDQLPDIWEELIEAGFESGHAYGKSLRTVKSCVGSTWCRYGVQDAVSFAIEVENRYKGLRSPHKLKSAVSGCVRECAEAQSKDFGIIATDKGWNLYVGGNGGAKPQHAQLLATDLDSETCLKYIDRFLMFYIKTAEPLMRTAPWLNKLEGGIDYLKEVVVNDSLGIAEDLEKDMQNIIDTYACEWKAVVENPELRAKFTHFINSEMPDPTISFEEMREQKKPTPW; translated from the coding sequence ATGAAAAAGGTTGTCATCGTAGGTAATGGAATGGTAGGTTACAAATTCTGTGAAAAATTACGTAAACGCAAAGAAGCGGCAGGCTTTGAAGTGATAGTATATGGAGAAGAGCCCCGACCCGCTTATGATAGGGTACATCTTAGCGAATACTTTGCTGGAAAGAGTGCTGATGAATTGTCGATGGCACCTAGGGAATGGTACGAAGAAAATAATATTACTCTCAAAACTGGTGAGCTCATTACTGCCATTGACCGAGAAAATAAGATAATCAGAAGTCATAAAGGCACTGAAGAAAGGTACGACGCTCTCGTATTGGCTACAGGCTCTAGCCCATTTGTCCCTCCTGTAAAAGGTATGGATAAAGCAGGCGTATTTGTTTATAGGACCATCGAAGATTTGGAAGCGATCACGGCTTATGGACAGCAATCTAAAAGCGCAGCGGTTCTTGGTGGTGGACTTTTAGGATTGGAAGCGGCAAAAGCAATGATGGACTTGGGACTTGACACCCATGTAGTTGAATTTGCTCCAAGGCTTATGCCAAGGCAACTCGACGTAAGAGGGTCTGAAGTACTGAAAGAGAAATTAGAATCTCTTGGGATTACTATCCACATGAACAAAAACACCGCCGAAATCCTTGGGAACGGAAGCTTGGACGGATTGGTATTTACTGACGGAAGTTCTTTAGAAGTTGACATGCTAGTGGTTTCTTGCGGTATCAAACCAAGAGACGAGTTGGCAAAACAAGCAGGTTTGGCGGTTGGCTCTAGAGGCGGGATTGTGGTAAACGACTTGCTAAAAACAGAAGATAATGATATTTATGCCATAGGCGAATCTGCTTTGCACAATGGGTTTGTTTACGGTTTGGTAGCCCCAGGCTACGAAATGGCCGAGCAAGTAGTAAACCAATTGATAGAAACTGAGCCTAAGCCTTTTACAGACTTCGACATGTCTACCAAACTCAAGTTGATAGGCGTAGACGTGGCAAGCTTTGGTGATCCATTCTGTGAGAAAACACCTCACACCCCCGTGGTATTTGAAAACCCTTTTTCAGGTATTTATAAAAGAATAAACGTAAGCAAGGACGGCAAAACCCTCTTGGGTGGAGTATTGGTTGGAGATGCTGCCGAATATGGCATGCTTCTTCAGATCACACAAAATGGCTTGGCACTTCCCCCCGATCCTTCCGAGTTGATCTTGGGCAAAAGAGGCGCTGGCGAAGATGCTGGCTCTGGAATAGAAAACCTACCCGACGAAGCGCAAGTTTGTTCTTGTGAAAATGTCTCGAAAGGAGCGGTTTGCTCGGCTATAGAAGACCAAGACTTGGAAACTGCCGATCAGGTAAAAGCATGTACTGGAGCTGGTAGTGGTTGTGGCGGCTGTGTTCCCATGGTGAACGACCTCATTGCCTACACCATGAAAAAAAGCGGCAAAATTGTCCGCAACACGCTTTGCGAGCATTTTGACTACACTCGTCAAGAACTTTTCGATTTGGTAAAAGTAAAAGGATTAAAATCATACAACGAGGTACTTGACACACACGGAACTGGCGATGGTTGTGAAAAATGTAAGCCAGCTGTAGCTTCTATTTTGGCAAGTGCTTGGAACGATCTCATCACCAAGCAAGACACTATTCAAGATACGAACGATCGCTTTTTGGCAAACATCCAGCGCGGGGGCACGTACTCGGTAGTTCCGAGGATAGCAGGCGGAGAAATCACTCCCGACAAGCTTGCCGTTATCGCACGGGTTGGACAGAAATACAACCTCTACACAAAAGTAACTGGTGGTCAGCGGATTGATCTATTTGGCGCAAGGCTAGACCAATTGCCTGACATCTGGGAAGAATTGATAGAAGCCGGTTTTGAAAGTGGGCATGCTTACGGCAAGTCATTGAGAACGGTAAAAAGCTGTGTAGGATCAACTTGGTGTCGTTACGGAGTGCAAGATGCCGTTTCATTTGCCATAGAAGTTGAAAACAGGTACAAAGGCTTACGTTCTCCTCACAAATTGAAAAGTGCCGTTTCGGGCTGCGTGCGCGAATGCGCCGAAGCCCAAAGCAAAGACTTTGGCATCATCGCTACGGATAAAGGTTGGAACCTCTACGTAGGTGGAAATGGCGGCGCTAAACCACAACACGCTCAATTACTCGCAACTGATCTCGACAGCGAAACATGCCTCAAGTACATCGACCGCTTCTTGATGTTCTACATCAAAACAGCAGAGCCTTTGATGCGAACTGCCCCATGGCTCAACAAGCTGGAAGGCGGAATTGACTACTTGAAAGAGGTTGTCGTGAACGATAGCTTAGGCATAGCAGAAGACCTTGAGAAAGACATGCAAAATATTATTGATACGTACGCTTGTGAATGGAAGGCGGTGGTAGAAAACCCTGAGCTAAGGGCCAAGTTCACCCATTTCATCAACAGCGAAATGCCAGACCCTACCATTTCTTTCGAAGAAATGAGAGAGCAAAAGAAACCTACTCCTTGGTAG
- a CDS encoding globin family protein, giving the protein MTESQIQLVKESWGKVVPIATQAGEMFYGRLFEAAPQVKPMFSSDTKAQAIKLTSMLTYVVNKLDKLDEILSEVQQLAVRHTKYGIEPAHYAVVGECLIWTLEQGLGDAWNDELKKAWVTAYTILSGAMIEAQNKAA; this is encoded by the coding sequence ATGACAGAGTCACAAATTCAACTGGTGAAGGAATCGTGGGGTAAGGTAGTGCCAATTGCTACTCAGGCAGGAGAAATGTTTTACGGACGCCTCTTTGAGGCAGCACCACAGGTAAAGCCGATGTTCAGCAGTGATACCAAGGCACAAGCTATAAAATTAACATCAATGCTTACGTACGTAGTCAATAAGCTAGATAAGCTGGACGAAATACTTAGCGAAGTACAGCAACTGGCCGTGAGACATACCAAATACGGTATCGAACCTGCCCACTATGCAGTAGTAGGCGAATGCCTCATCTGGACGCTGGAGCAAGGCCTAGGCGATGCTTGGAACGATGAGCTAAAAAAAGCTTGGGTTACTGCTTATACCATACTTTCGGGAGCGATGATCGAAGCTCAGAACAAGGCTGCGTAA
- the nirD gene encoding nitrite reductase small subunit NirD encodes MIDFAKYKTTSEENVKIWLKAAPVDSFPKDGGSCVLYKGLQIAVFNFTRRGEWFACQNLCPHKMQMILSRGMIGSSADEPKVACPYHKKTFSLKSGECMSGEDYSIATYPVKVEDGYVYVGFEE; translated from the coding sequence ATGATAGATTTTGCAAAATATAAGACTACCAGCGAAGAGAATGTGAAAATCTGGCTCAAAGCCGCTCCTGTTGACTCTTTCCCCAAAGATGGAGGCTCATGCGTGCTTTACAAAGGATTACAAATTGCGGTTTTCAACTTTACCCGTAGGGGCGAATGGTTTGCTTGCCAAAACCTATGCCCACACAAAATGCAGATGATCTTGTCAAGGGGCATGATTGGCTCTTCGGCTGACGAACCTAAAGTAGCCTGCCCTTACCATAAAAAAACATTTTCACTCAAATCTGGCGAATGCATGAGCGGCGAAGATTATTCTATCGCCACCTACCCAGTAAAAGTAGAAGATGGATACGTATACGTCGGCTTTGAAGAGTGA
- a CDS encoding histidine kinase: MTNEIARDRFEKLGRRYILALLGIAIAIISSQLLIQTFISRQKDDSRVVNVAGRQRMLSQKISKLALKLRLAKAEGHSAAEKELEEAVVLWKTSHEALLYGNEEMGITDGNSQVIEDKFKEIALPYNQMLQSANSLLDHANEKTLSSECQEAIDNILKHESAFLKGMDEIVFLYDDEAKAKVGTLSTTELILLTISLLIILFEIIFIFKPTAKNVGSTIEELIRSEKTAKSMAREIGVLYNTLEESYQQLADTGGEPELPTLFMRTTREGDMLFIPEKSLKTMECGREEFPKNVFQWFIDEGYSPDFVEKVKGIVARERSWNGEIKVTTGEGDFLWLDIHLVPVGKTKYQSQQIMVACANVTDIKEAKERSIEINKARIEEQVKKQQFRSVLILEGQEEERKRIARDMHDGVGQMLYGMQLNLESLMHNSPKALRSQLSNIQELLTNVIREVRRVSFNLTPSSLSDFGIGPAIKKYCTEVSKLMGIDIIFENRDGFINRLDKNVEIHLYRIVQEAINNAIKYASAKNIDVLMTYDYHNLSIEVTDNGKGFDYDRLNRDGYFAESGHGLFNMQERTSFFNGSFAVDSKIGRGTTIKVNLPIN; this comes from the coding sequence ATGACCAACGAAATTGCAAGAGATAGATTTGAAAAACTAGGCAGACGCTACATTTTGGCATTGTTGGGAATTGCCATTGCTATCATCAGTAGCCAGCTCCTCATACAGACTTTCATTAGCAGGCAAAAAGATGACTCCCGCGTAGTGAATGTGGCAGGCCGCCAACGGATGCTCAGCCAAAAAATAAGTAAATTGGCGCTGAAGCTTCGCCTAGCCAAAGCAGAAGGCCACTCAGCAGCTGAAAAAGAGCTAGAAGAAGCCGTCGTGCTTTGGAAAACATCTCACGAAGCATTGCTCTATGGCAACGAAGAAATGGGGATCACCGATGGAAACAGCCAGGTGATAGAAGATAAATTCAAAGAAATAGCTCTTCCGTACAACCAAATGCTCCAAAGCGCCAACTCGCTCTTAGACCATGCAAACGAGAAGACCCTCTCCAGCGAGTGCCAAGAAGCCATCGACAACATCCTAAAACATGAAAGCGCCTTTTTGAAGGGAATGGATGAAATCGTGTTCCTTTACGATGACGAAGCTAAGGCAAAAGTAGGGACACTGAGCACTACTGAACTTATCCTGCTCACCATTTCTTTGCTCATCATCTTATTTGAAATCATTTTCATTTTCAAGCCAACCGCCAAAAACGTAGGCAGCACGATAGAAGAACTGATCCGCTCAGAAAAAACAGCCAAAAGCATGGCCCGGGAAATCGGTGTGCTTTACAACACCTTGGAAGAATCTTACCAACAATTGGCAGACACCGGCGGAGAACCCGAACTCCCTACCCTCTTCATGAGAACTACTCGAGAAGGCGACATGCTTTTTATCCCTGAAAAGTCATTGAAAACGATGGAATGCGGTAGAGAGGAATTCCCCAAAAACGTGTTCCAGTGGTTTATTGACGAAGGGTACTCGCCTGACTTTGTGGAGAAAGTAAAAGGAATAGTTGCAAGGGAACGATCATGGAACGGGGAAATAAAAGTAACTACAGGAGAAGGTGACTTTCTGTGGCTGGACATCCACCTTGTCCCCGTTGGGAAAACCAAATATCAATCTCAACAAATCATGGTAGCTTGCGCAAACGTAACTGACATAAAAGAAGCAAAGGAGCGTTCTATAGAAATAAACAAAGCCCGAATAGAGGAGCAAGTAAAAAAACAGCAATTCAGGTCTGTACTGATTTTGGAAGGACAGGAAGAAGAACGAAAAAGGATTGCCCGAGATATGCACGACGGAGTGGGCCAGATGCTTTACGGCATGCAGCTCAACCTAGAGTCGCTCATGCACAACAGCCCCAAAGCCTTGCGTAGCCAACTCTCTAACATCCAAGAACTCCTCACCAATGTGATTAGGGAAGTAAGAAGAGTTTCTTTTAACCTTACTCCTTCTAGTTTGAGCGATTTCGGGATAGGACCAGCCATAAAAAAATACTGCACCGAGGTTTCCAAACTCATGGGCATCGACATTATTTTTGAGAATAGGGACGGTTTCATAAACAGACTTGACAAAAACGTAGAAATCCATTTATACAGAATAGTCCAAGAAGCCATTAACAATGCTATCAAATATGCTAGTGCAAAAAACATTGACGTACTTATGACCTACGATTACCACAATCTCAGCATAGAAGTAACGGATAACGGCAAAGGCTTTGATTACGACAGGCTCAACAGAGATGGGTATTTTGCCGAATCTGGGCACGGCCTTTTTAATATGCAAGAAAGAACAAGCTTCTTCAACGGCAGCTTCGCTGTAGACTCCAAAATAGGAAGAGGCACGACTATAAAAGTAAATTTACCAATAAACTAA
- a CDS encoding response regulator transcription factor: protein MDIKRVVLADDHEIIRNGIKMILQSSEDIEVVGEASDGLEALQKVEELKPHVLVVDIRMPNQNGIETAAIMRDKFPDTKVLILSMHDDEEYIIKSVECGASGYLLKDTNQTEFIKAVRSVYNGEKYFSGDISSVIVNHYLNATKGGNAATATTTRPSAASAPVADNYDLTKREKQILSLLYRGENNKQIADRFNKSIRTIETHRFNIMKKMKVNNVIDLIKKVDEEPSLKKLIEVEPV from the coding sequence ATGGACATAAAACGAGTAGTTCTAGCAGATGATCATGAAATAATTCGCAATGGTATCAAGATGATTCTCCAAAGCTCGGAAGATATAGAAGTTGTGGGCGAAGCATCGGATGGCTTGGAAGCACTTCAAAAAGTTGAGGAATTGAAGCCTCACGTACTGGTGGTGGACATCCGAATGCCCAACCAAAACGGCATAGAAACCGCCGCAATTATGCGCGACAAATTCCCCGACACCAAGGTCCTCATCCTCTCCATGCACGACGACGAGGAATACATCATCAAATCAGTAGAGTGTGGGGCATCGGGCTATTTGCTGAAAGACACCAACCAAACTGAGTTTATAAAAGCAGTGAGGTCAGTGTATAATGGTGAAAAATACTTTAGTGGGGATATTTCTTCGGTAATCGTGAATCATTACCTCAATGCAACCAAGGGGGGAAATGCTGCTACTGCCACCACCACCCGACCTTCAGCAGCTTCTGCCCCAGTTGCCGACAATTACGACCTCACCAAAAGGGAAAAGCAAATTTTGAGCCTGCTGTACAGAGGGGAAAACAACAAGCAAATAGCCGACAGATTCAACAAGAGCATCCGAACCATAGAAACCCACAGGTTCAACATCATGAAAAAAATGAAGGTCAACAATGTGATAGACCTGATAAAAAAAGTAGACGAAGAGCCGAGCTTGAAAAAACTGATTGAAGTTGAGCCTGTGTAA